CACTACCGGAAGTTCGCGTGGTGGAATACGCACTTCGCCTACGCCGGCGTTCCCAATCCCGAGCAGAAGGATGCGACCCACACGGCGGACTACGATGACCGGCAGTTCGTCTTCGCCGGGGACACGGCCATGGTTTCCGGAAAGCTGAAGTACACACCCGACCTGCCGGTGGTCACGCTGGCGGAGGATGAGGTCACGCTGCCGGTGGCAGCGCGTGGCGCGCCGCCGCAGGCGGTGACGCCGGTGCTCGACGCCAAGGACTGGGACCGCTGGAACGACTACGGCATCGGGCTGCTGCTGCAGGGCGATTTGAAGGGCGCGGAGGCCGCCTTCCTGAGGGTCACCGAGGTTGCTCCGGCGAATCCCGATGGGTGGGTGAACATCGGTCGCGTCCGGGTGCAGGAGGGCGACACGCGGGGCGCGCGCACCGTACTGGAGAAAGCGCTCGCGCTGAAGCCGGAGCTGGCCCGCGCGCACTTTTTCTACGCCAAGGCGCTGCGCGCCGACGGCGAGTACGACCAGGCCATCGTGCACCTGCGGCAGGTGCTGGCGCAGTATCCGCGCGACCGCGTGGCGCGGAACGAGCTGGGGCGCACGCTGTTCCTGCAACGCAAGTATGCGGAGGCGGTGCGCGAGCTCGAGGCCGTGTTGGCCATCGATCCTGAAGACTTGCAGGCGCACTACAACCTGATGCTCTGCTACAAGGGATTGGGCCAGTCGGCCCAGGCCGAGGAGCACCAGAAGCGCTACCTGCGCTTCAAGGCGGATGAAGCCTCGCAGGCGCTGACCGGCGACTACCGGCGGAGCCATCCCGAGGACAACAACGAGCGCCAGGCCATCCATGAGCACGAGTCGGTGGCGCTCGCGCCCGCGCTCAAGCCGCGCGCCGTGGCGCAGTCGAAGAAGAACACGCTCAAGCATCCGGGGATGACCCGCTGATGCCCATGCTCCGGCGCTTCGCCACCCTCTTGTTCCTGCTGGTTCTGCTTCCGATGAATCTCTCTGCGCAGGCGCCGGCGGGGATCCAGTTCCGCGACATCACGCAGGCGGCGGGTATCCGCTTCGTGCACAACACGGGCGCCTTCGGGAAGAAGTATCTGCCAGAGACGCTGGGCCCCGGCGCCGCCTTCCTGGATTACGACAACGATGGCTGGCAGGACATCCTGCTGGTGAATGGGCAGGACTTCCCGGGGCATGCCCGCCGCGCTTCGACGCTGAAGCTCTACCACAACAACCACGACGGGACGTTCACGGACGTGACTGCCAAGGCGGGCCTGGCCGTCAGCATGTACGGCATGGGCGTGGCCGTCGGAGACTACGACAACGACGGCTACGAGGATATCTTCGTCACTGCACTGGGGCAGAGCCGGCTCTTCCACAATCAAGGAAACGGGACGTTCAAAGACGTTACCAAGGCTGCCGGCCTCGAGGGCATAGAGGAGTTCAGCACCAGCGCGGCCTGGGTGGACTACGACCGCGATGGGCGGCTGGACCTGGTAGTCGCCAACTACGTGCAGTGGTCGCCCGCCACCGACATCTTCTGCACCCTCGATGGCGTGCGCAAGTCGTACTGCACGCCGGAGTCCTACAAGGGCGCCTCGGCGCGGTTGTGGCACAACCTGGGCAACGGCAAGTTCGAAGACGCGACGCGCAAGGCCGGGCTGTTCGATCCTACCTCCAAGAGCCTGGGAATCGCCGTCCTCGATTACGACGGCGACGGCTGGCCCGACCTGCTGCTGGCCAACGACACCCAGCCCAACAAGCTCTACCGCAACAACGGGAATGGGACGTTCAGCGAGAAGGGCATCGCGGCGGGCGTGGCCTTCAGCGAGGACGGCGTCGCGCGCGCCGGCATGG
The sequence above is drawn from the Terriglobales bacterium genome and encodes:
- a CDS encoding tetratricopeptide repeat protein; the encoded protein is HYRKFAWWNTHFAYAGVPNPEQKDATHTADYDDRQFVFAGDTAMVSGKLKYTPDLPVVTLAEDEVTLPVAARGAPPQAVTPVLDAKDWDRWNDYGIGLLLQGDLKGAEAAFLRVTEVAPANPDGWVNIGRVRVQEGDTRGARTVLEKALALKPELARAHFFYAKALRADGEYDQAIVHLRQVLAQYPRDRVARNELGRTLFLQRKYAEAVRELEAVLAIDPEDLQAHYNLMLCYKGLGQSAQAEEHQKRYLRFKADEASQALTGDYRRSHPEDNNERQAIHEHESVALAPALKPRAVAQSKKNTLKHPGMTR
- a CDS encoding CRTAC1 family protein, which translates into the protein MPMLRRFATLLFLLVLLPMNLSAQAPAGIQFRDITQAAGIRFVHNTGAFGKKYLPETLGPGAAFLDYDNDGWQDILLVNGQDFPGHARRASTLKLYHNNHDGTFTDVTAKAGLAVSMYGMGVAVGDYDNDGYEDIFVTALGQSRLFHNQGNGTFKDVTKAAGLEGIEEFSTSAAWVDYDRDGRLDLVVANYVQWSPATDIFCTLDGVRKSYCTPESYKGASARLWHNLGNGKFEDATRKAGLFDPTSKSLGIAVLDYDGDGWPDLLLANDTQPNKLYRNNGNGTFSEKGIAAGVAFSEDGVARAGMGVDAADYDRSGRPSLVISNFANQMMALYHNEGNGLFVDEAPRSEVGRASLLTLGFGCVFLDYDLDGWLDMLIVNGHIEPEIERIQKRVKYAQPPHLFRNLGGGKFAEVTTSVGPEFAQARVARGVAYADIDNDGDLDLLITTNGGPALLFRNDGATNHALRVKLVGTRSNRDGIGAVVTATAGGEKQSLMLRSGSSYLSQSELVLTFGLGQRAQVDQLEVRWPSGQVERLANVAAGQAVTIQEGRGIVAAQKFVRRGTTAPPPKSRAKP